In Rhodococcus rhodochrous, a single genomic region encodes these proteins:
- the ehuD gene encoding ectoine/hydroxyectoine ABC transporter permease subunit EhuD, with protein MTVDWSWQRAADALPVLLEGFRITLLATVLGFVVAAVLGLVVAVARRSLPKVLATALSAVVQFIRLTPLVVQLLFVYYLLPQFSALQIGIAVLGIHYSTYMAEVYRAGIDAVPKGQWEACRALSLSPMRTWRAVILPQAVRRVVPALGNYAVSLFKDTPFLFTISVVEMVTAAQQFGARNFQYLEPLTLAGLIFLIASYPTSLLVRRLERRLAY; from the coding sequence ATGACCGTCGACTGGAGTTGGCAACGCGCGGCCGACGCGCTTCCGGTGCTGCTCGAAGGATTTCGGATCACCCTGCTGGCCACGGTCCTCGGATTCGTGGTCGCCGCGGTGCTGGGGCTGGTCGTGGCCGTCGCCCGCCGCTCGTTGCCGAAGGTGCTCGCGACGGCGCTGTCCGCCGTCGTCCAGTTCATCCGGCTCACACCACTCGTGGTGCAGCTGCTGTTCGTCTACTACCTGCTCCCGCAGTTCAGTGCGCTGCAGATCGGCATCGCGGTACTGGGGATCCACTACTCGACCTACATGGCCGAGGTGTACCGGGCGGGCATCGACGCCGTGCCGAAGGGACAATGGGAGGCGTGCCGCGCCCTGTCGTTGTCGCCGATGCGTACGTGGCGTGCGGTGATCCTGCCGCAGGCCGTGCGCCGTGTCGTGCCCGCGCTGGGCAACTACGCGGTGTCGCTGTTCAAGGACACCCCGTTCCTGTTCACGATCTCCGTCGTGGAGATGGTGACCGCAGCCCAGCAGTTCGGTGCGCGCAACTTTCAGTACCTCGAGCCGCTCACGCTGGCCGGCCTGATCTTCCTCATCGCCAGCTACCCGACGTCGTTGCTCGTCCGCCGATTGGAGCGTCGCCTTGCCTATTGA
- a CDS encoding tetratricopeptide repeat protein produces MSGAVDLSPLKERASAPPPPPPSGGDGAAPAAIAPIVDVTEATFETEVLQRSTQVPVIVDLWATWCEPCKQLSPVLEKLANEANGAWVLAKVDVDANPRIAQAFGVQSVPTVVAIAAGQPLADFQGVQPEPALRQWLDAIQNAVAGKLSGPPGAEPEEQPADPRFEAAEQALENGDFEGAEAAYQLVLNSEPNNTEAQAALRQVRFLARASKVPKDAIERADAAPNDLEAQFTAADAELFAQQPEAAFGRLIEFVRRSAGDERTAARTRLLELFELFDAADPVVVSSRRKLAMALY; encoded by the coding sequence ATGTCCGGCGCGGTGGATCTCTCACCGCTCAAGGAGAGGGCCTCCGCGCCGCCGCCTCCGCCTCCGTCCGGTGGCGACGGCGCCGCACCCGCTGCCATCGCCCCGATCGTGGACGTCACCGAAGCGACGTTCGAGACCGAGGTGCTGCAGCGGTCGACGCAGGTGCCCGTGATCGTCGACCTGTGGGCGACCTGGTGCGAGCCGTGCAAGCAGCTCTCACCCGTTCTCGAGAAGCTCGCGAACGAAGCGAACGGTGCATGGGTCCTCGCGAAGGTCGACGTCGACGCGAACCCGCGGATCGCCCAGGCGTTCGGCGTCCAGTCGGTGCCCACGGTGGTCGCGATCGCGGCCGGCCAGCCGCTCGCCGACTTCCAGGGCGTGCAGCCCGAGCCCGCGCTGCGTCAGTGGCTCGACGCCATCCAGAACGCGGTCGCAGGCAAGCTGTCCGGCCCTCCCGGGGCCGAACCGGAGGAACAGCCCGCCGACCCGCGCTTCGAGGCCGCCGAGCAGGCACTCGAGAACGGCGACTTCGAGGGCGCGGAGGCGGCCTACCAGCTCGTACTGAACTCCGAGCCGAACAACACCGAGGCGCAGGCCGCGCTGCGGCAGGTGCGTTTCCTCGCCCGCGCGAGCAAGGTTCCCAAGGATGCGATCGAGCGCGCCGATGCCGCTCCGAACGACCTCGAAGCCCAGTTCACGGCGGCCGACGCCGAACTGTTCGCGCAGCAGCCGGAGGCGGCCTTCGGTCGTCTCATCGAGTTCGTGCGTCGAAGCGCCGGGGACGAACGCACCGCCGCACGCACCCGGCTCCTCGAACTGTTCGAACTGTTCGACGCCGCGGATCCGGTGGTGGTGTCGTCGCGCCGCAAGCTCGCGATGGCCCTCTACTGA
- the mce gene encoding methylmalonyl-CoA epimerase, which translates to MTETSPTSTPATSVLASGLVTAIDHVGIAVPDLDAALTWYAENLGLVSTHEEVNEEQGVREAMLAVPGTPEGSTMIQLLAPLNENSTIAKFIDRNGAGLQQLAYRVSDIDAVSTALRERGVRLLYDAPRRGTADSRINFLHPKDAGGVLVELVEPAAHPAH; encoded by the coding sequence ATGACCGAGACCTCTCCCACATCCACTCCGGCGACGTCCGTTCTCGCCTCCGGACTCGTCACCGCCATCGATCACGTCGGCATCGCCGTGCCCGACCTCGATGCCGCCCTCACCTGGTACGCCGAGAACCTCGGCCTCGTGTCCACCCACGAGGAAGTCAACGAGGAGCAGGGCGTGCGCGAGGCGATGCTGGCCGTTCCGGGGACCCCCGAAGGGTCCACCATGATCCAGCTGCTCGCCCCGCTGAACGAGAACTCCACGATCGCGAAGTTCATCGACCGCAACGGTGCGGGTCTGCAGCAGCTCGCCTACCGCGTCTCCGACATCGATGCCGTCTCCACTGCGCTTCGTGAGCGCGGCGTCCGCCTGCTGTACGACGCACCCCGTCGCGGCACCGCCGATTCGCGCATCAACTTCCTGCATCCGAAGGACGCGGGCGGCGTCCTCGTCGAGCTCGTCGAGCCGGCAGCACATCCCGCTCACTGA
- a CDS encoding acetyl-CoA C-acetyltransferase, whose translation MSSSVIVAGARTPMGRLQGSLKDFSGSDLGGVAISGALERAGVAPEQVEYVIMGQVLTAGAGQIPARQAAVAAGIPMDVPALTINKVCLSGINAIAMADQLIRAGEFDVVVAGGQESMSQAPHMLEKSRAGFKYGDVTLRDHMAYDGLHDIFTDQAMGNLTESANSGDRFVSREEQDAFAAASHQRAARAWKDGLFEDEVVPVSIKQRKGDPIVFAADEGIRPETTAESLGSLRPAFSKDGTVTAGSASQISDGAAAVVVMSKAKAEELGLSWIAEIGRHGVVAGPDSTLQSQPARAIAKACEREGVDPKDLDLVEINEAFAAVGIVSARELGIDPAKVNVNGGAIALGHPLGMSGARIVLHLALELKRRGGGVGAAALCGGGGQGDALIVRVPKS comes from the coding sequence GTGAGCAGTTCTGTCATCGTCGCCGGAGCCCGTACGCCCATGGGGCGTCTTCAGGGCTCGCTCAAGGATTTCTCCGGATCGGATCTCGGTGGCGTGGCGATCTCCGGTGCGCTCGAGCGCGCCGGTGTGGCTCCTGAGCAGGTCGAATACGTCATCATGGGCCAGGTGCTCACCGCCGGCGCCGGCCAGATCCCGGCCCGTCAGGCGGCCGTCGCCGCCGGCATCCCGATGGACGTCCCGGCGCTGACCATCAACAAGGTGTGTCTGTCGGGCATCAACGCGATCGCGATGGCCGACCAGCTGATCCGCGCGGGCGAGTTCGACGTCGTCGTCGCCGGCGGCCAGGAGTCGATGAGCCAGGCCCCGCACATGCTCGAGAAGTCCCGCGCCGGCTTCAAGTACGGCGACGTGACCCTGCGCGACCACATGGCCTACGACGGCCTGCACGACATCTTCACCGACCAGGCGATGGGCAACCTCACCGAGTCGGCCAACTCCGGCGACCGCTTCGTCTCCCGCGAGGAGCAGGACGCCTTCGCCGCTGCCTCGCACCAGAGGGCTGCCCGTGCCTGGAAGGACGGGCTGTTCGAGGACGAGGTCGTCCCGGTGTCGATCAAGCAGCGCAAGGGCGACCCGATCGTCTTCGCCGCCGACGAGGGCATCCGCCCGGAGACCACCGCCGAGTCGCTCGGTTCGCTGCGTCCGGCCTTCTCGAAGGACGGGACCGTCACCGCCGGTTCGGCCTCACAGATCTCCGACGGCGCCGCCGCGGTCGTCGTGATGAGCAAGGCCAAGGCCGAGGAGCTCGGCCTGAGCTGGATCGCCGAGATCGGTCGCCACGGTGTCGTCGCCGGGCCGGATTCGACCCTGCAGTCGCAGCCGGCACGGGCGATCGCCAAGGCTTGCGAGCGCGAGGGTGTCGACCCGAAGGACCTCGACCTCGTCGAGATCAACGAGGCGTTCGCCGCCGTCGGCATCGTCTCGGCCCGCGAACTGGGCATCGATCCCGCGAAGGTGAACGTCAACGGCGGTGCGATCGCGCTCGGCCACCCGCTCGGCATGTCGGGTGCGCGCATCGTGCTGCACCTGGCGCTGGAGCTGAAGCGCCGCGGCGGTGGCGTCGGTGCCGCCGCACTGTGTGGTGGTGGCGGCCAGGGCGACGCGCTCATCGTGCGGGTGCCCAAGAGCTGA
- a CDS encoding MerR family transcriptional regulator, with protein MTDPEMMSIGVFAELVGLTASALRFYDDAGLLRPAQVDPSTGYRFYSRSQVPRACRLRQLREIGMPLPAIGEFFAADADEAARLLDDHVAGMTTEAERLRRAAETLGASLRAESRRVVCTVPGPVLAGAVDQVSASTGHDPDIPVLNGVHMETGSGCVRLTATDRYRLATRTLVPTDPTCPSWAGTLSGDDLRIATSRLRRSPSVTVEADERAVTFRTSGGDVLHCRLLPEPFPDHRLLLKSLPAVTQRVTLGKRRVVTVLEQRAPETVGLRTSPDRPVLVFPDGDEAPLDGTATGPELTIWFDLVTVYPAWSHALGDDLMLDVRGTDLPVTVRSADDGDLTTIVMPRSAP; from the coding sequence GTGACCGACCCGGAGATGATGTCGATCGGCGTGTTCGCCGAACTCGTCGGACTGACCGCGAGCGCATTGCGGTTCTACGACGACGCCGGCCTGCTGCGCCCCGCGCAGGTCGATCCGTCGACGGGATACCGGTTCTACAGCCGATCCCAGGTCCCTCGCGCCTGCCGGCTGCGGCAGTTGCGGGAGATCGGGATGCCGCTGCCCGCCATCGGCGAGTTCTTCGCCGCCGACGCGGACGAGGCAGCGCGGTTGCTCGACGACCACGTCGCCGGGATGACCACGGAGGCCGAGAGGCTCCGACGGGCCGCCGAGACACTCGGCGCGTCCCTGCGGGCCGAATCACGCCGCGTGGTCTGCACGGTGCCGGGACCCGTCCTCGCCGGCGCCGTCGACCAGGTCTCGGCCTCCACCGGTCACGACCCCGACATCCCGGTGCTGAACGGCGTGCACATGGAAACCGGATCCGGCTGCGTGAGGTTGACCGCCACCGACCGGTACCGGCTCGCCACGCGGACGCTGGTGCCCACCGATCCGACCTGCCCGTCCTGGGCCGGCACGCTCTCCGGCGACGACCTGCGGATCGCGACCTCCCGGCTCCGGCGCAGTCCGTCGGTGACCGTCGAAGCGGACGAGCGGGCGGTCACCTTCCGCACGTCCGGCGGTGACGTCCTCCATTGCCGTCTGCTTCCCGAGCCGTTCCCCGACCACCGCCTCCTCCTGAAATCTCTCCCCGCGGTGACGCAGCGGGTGACCCTCGGCAAACGCCGCGTGGTGACGGTGCTCGAACAGCGAGCACCGGAGACGGTCGGCCTACGGACCTCCCCCGACAGGCCGGTCCTGGTGTTCCCCGACGGGGACGAGGCACCGCTCGACGGCACGGCCACCGGACCGGAACTGACGATCTGGTTCGACCTGGTCACCGTGTATCCCGCTTGGAGTCATGCGCTCGGCGACGACCTGATGCTCGACGTGCGCGGTACCGATCTGCCGGTCACCGTCCGGTCGGCCGACGACGGGGATCTCACCACGATCGTCATGCCGCGCAGTGCCCCCTGA
- the ehuB gene encoding ectoine/hydroxyectoine ABC transporter substrate-binding protein EhuB translates to MTNRSTTGTAGKFTAVIAGLGLIGAAVTGCTSVDTDSEGSTLERLQQEGTVTVGFAGEAPYSFMQDGELTGATVALHREIFKNLGIDNVEGVATDFGALIPGLQAGRFDVVSAGMSILPQRCEQALFSEPEFNYTTALMVPQGNPEQLADMQSIADSGVRMAVMTGAIEADYASALGIDAMQVASPQDGMDAVVNGRADVFALTGISLNWMKQNNEGAPVDVTESFVAEIDGVPQVGAGGTVFRKEDTELRDAYNEELAKITSDPQKYLSIVGDFGFTEAEMPDPGLTTEMLCEGVS, encoded by the coding sequence ATGACGAATCGATCGACTACGGGTACCGCCGGCAAGTTCACGGCGGTGATCGCGGGACTGGGACTCATCGGCGCGGCCGTCACAGGATGTACGAGCGTCGACACCGACAGCGAGGGCTCGACCCTCGAACGGCTCCAGCAGGAAGGCACCGTCACCGTCGGGTTCGCCGGCGAGGCGCCCTACAGCTTCATGCAGGACGGCGAACTCACCGGTGCCACCGTCGCTCTGCACCGCGAGATCTTCAAGAACCTCGGCATCGACAACGTCGAAGGTGTGGCCACCGACTTCGGTGCACTCATCCCCGGACTGCAGGCCGGCCGGTTCGACGTCGTCAGTGCCGGCATGTCGATCCTGCCACAGCGTTGCGAACAGGCACTGTTCAGCGAGCCGGAGTTCAACTACACCACCGCGCTCATGGTCCCGCAGGGCAATCCGGAACAGCTCGCCGACATGCAGTCGATCGCCGATAGCGGCGTCCGGATGGCCGTCATGACCGGCGCGATCGAAGCCGACTACGCGTCCGCCCTCGGCATCGACGCGATGCAGGTCGCGTCTCCCCAGGACGGAATGGATGCCGTCGTCAACGGACGCGCCGACGTCTTCGCCCTGACGGGTATCTCCTTGAACTGGATGAAGCAGAACAACGAGGGTGCACCCGTCGACGTCACCGAGTCGTTCGTCGCGGAGATCGACGGGGTGCCTCAGGTGGGCGCCGGCGGAACGGTCTTCCGTAAGGAGGACACCGAACTGCGCGACGCCTACAACGAGGAACTCGCGAAGATCACGTCCGACCCGCAGAAGTACCTGTCGATCGTCGGCGACTTCGGGTTCACGGAGGCCGAGATGCCCGATCCGGGGCTGACGACCGAGATGCTCTGCGAGGGCGTTTCCTGA
- the ehuC gene encoding ectoine/hydroxyectoine ABC transporter permease subunit EhuC — translation MDFGSKIELLWNSFPQLFDGLLVTVELTVGSAVFAFLLAVALGLAAGAKNLVLRGSARVFIEFFRGTSLLVQLFWFFYVLPLFGFRLESIVCGILALSLNYGAYGAEVVRGAIASVPKPQLEAATALNFGYWQRMRRVIFPQAWAEMIPPLTNLLIQLLKGTALASYILLQDLTFQIEQLRRGSGDTIFAFGVGLVLYFVLGYLLTLLMNALEVRAKSRLGTGPTLREIFGLAPVFDQPVGARS, via the coding sequence ATGGATTTCGGTTCCAAGATCGAACTGCTGTGGAACTCCTTCCCCCAACTGTTCGACGGTCTGCTCGTCACCGTCGAATTGACCGTGGGGAGTGCGGTCTTCGCGTTCCTGCTCGCCGTGGCCCTCGGGCTGGCGGCAGGCGCGAAGAACCTCGTCCTGCGTGGCAGCGCGAGGGTGTTCATCGAGTTCTTCCGTGGCACGTCACTTCTCGTGCAGCTGTTCTGGTTCTTCTATGTCCTTCCGTTGTTCGGGTTCCGGCTCGAATCCATCGTGTGCGGGATCCTCGCCCTGTCGCTCAATTACGGCGCCTACGGCGCGGAGGTGGTGCGCGGTGCGATCGCGTCGGTGCCCAAGCCGCAACTCGAGGCGGCGACGGCGCTGAACTTCGGTTACTGGCAGCGCATGCGGCGGGTGATCTTCCCGCAGGCCTGGGCCGAGATGATCCCGCCGCTGACGAATCTGCTCATCCAGTTGCTCAAGGGAACGGCACTGGCGAGCTATATCCTCCTGCAGGACCTCACGTTCCAGATCGAGCAGCTCCGTAGAGGAAGCGGCGACACCATCTTCGCGTTCGGCGTGGGGTTGGTGCTGTACTTCGTGCTCGGCTATCTGCTGACGCTGCTGATGAATGCGCTCGAGGTGCGTGCGAAGAGCCGACTCGGGACCGGTCCGACGCTCCGTGAGATCTTCGGGCTCGCCCCGGTCTTCGATCAGCCGGTGGGGGCACGCTCATGA
- the ehuA gene encoding ectoine/hydroxyectoine ABC transporter ATP-binding protein EhuA, with translation MIRFDSVVKRFGDHVVLDHLDFTVAPGERVTLIGPSGSGKTTILRLLMTLEKIDDGVVWVKGEPLSHERKGTRLVPASERYLRTMRRSIGMVFQQFNLFPNMNVMENLTEAPVHVLGRSKAEARDRARELLAMVGLSDKETAHPTQLSGGQQQRVAIARALAMDPEILLLDEVTSALDPELVADVLDVLRRIAETTDITMLIVTHEMHFARDVSDRVLMFDRGRIVEEGPPERIFTSPREERTRKFLDAVLAGE, from the coding sequence ATGATCCGTTTCGACTCCGTGGTCAAGAGATTCGGCGACCACGTAGTACTCGACCACTTGGATTTCACCGTCGCCCCGGGGGAACGGGTCACGTTGATCGGTCCGAGCGGTTCGGGCAAGACGACCATCCTGCGCCTGCTCATGACCCTCGAGAAAATCGACGACGGTGTGGTGTGGGTCAAGGGCGAACCACTCAGCCACGAACGCAAGGGGACGCGTCTCGTTCCGGCCTCCGAGCGCTACCTGAGGACGATGCGCCGCAGCATCGGCATGGTCTTCCAGCAGTTCAACCTCTTCCCCAACATGAACGTGATGGAGAACCTCACCGAGGCTCCGGTCCACGTCCTCGGTCGCAGCAAGGCCGAGGCACGCGACCGTGCGCGGGAGCTGCTCGCGATGGTCGGTCTGTCCGACAAGGAGACCGCCCACCCCACGCAACTGTCGGGTGGTCAGCAGCAGCGGGTCGCGATCGCCCGTGCCCTCGCCATGGATCCGGAGATCCTGCTGCTCGACGAGGTGACCTCGGCCCTCGACCCCGAACTCGTCGCCGATGTGCTGGACGTGCTGCGGAGGATCGCCGAGACGACCGACATCACGATGCTGATCGTGACGCACGAGATGCACTTCGCCCGCGACGTCTCCGATCGTGTGCTGATGTTCGATCGGGGTCGCATCGTGGAGGAGGGGCCGCCCGAGCGCATCTTCACCAGCCCCCGGGAGGAACGCACCCGCAAGTTCCTCGACGCGGTGCTGGCGGGGGAGTGA
- the nucS gene encoding endonuclease NucS: MRLVIARCRVDYIGRLTAHLPTARRLLLVKSDGSVSVHADDRAYKPLNWMSPPCWLEEESVEDAEALWVVTNKAGEQLRITLEEIDHDSSHELGVDPGLIKDGVEAHLQELLAEHVETLGTGFTLIRREYPTAIGPVDLLCRDADGATVAVEVKRRGEIDGVEQLTRYLELLNRDPLLAPVSGVFAAQQIKPQARTLATDRGIRCLVLDYEALRGTESTEFRLF, encoded by the coding sequence GTGCGTCTTGTGATTGCCCGTTGCCGTGTGGACTACATCGGACGCCTGACGGCTCATCTGCCGACGGCCCGACGTCTCCTCCTCGTCAAATCCGACGGTTCGGTGAGTGTCCACGCCGACGACCGTGCCTACAAGCCCCTGAACTGGATGAGCCCACCCTGCTGGCTCGAGGAGGAGTCCGTCGAGGACGCCGAGGCCCTGTGGGTGGTCACCAACAAGGCAGGCGAGCAGCTGCGCATCACTCTCGAAGAGATCGACCACGATTCGAGCCACGAACTCGGTGTCGACCCCGGTCTGATCAAGGACGGTGTCGAGGCGCACCTGCAGGAACTTCTCGCCGAGCACGTCGAAACCCTCGGGACGGGCTTCACCCTGATCCGGCGCGAGTACCCCACGGCGATCGGACCCGTGGACCTGTTGTGCCGCGACGCCGACGGGGCGACCGTCGCCGTGGAGGTGAAGCGCCGCGGCGAGATCGACGGCGTGGAGCAGCTCACCCGGTATCTCGAACTGCTCAACCGGGATCCGCTGCTTGCTCCCGTCAGCGGCGTGTTCGCGGCCCAGCAGATCAAGCCGCAGGCACGGACGCTGGCCACGGACCGCGGCATCCGCTGCCTCGTACTCGACTACGAGGCGTTGCGGGGTACCGAGAGCACCGAGTTCAGATTGTTCTGA
- a CDS encoding DUF3817 domain-containing protein, with the protein MTNILDVSTPAKRFRLIAIWEAVTWLALLIAMFFKWVLGYEEAIAIPGMVHGVAGFIPFVLIALLTALSLKWDLKTTFLALVSSVPPFGTIVFERWAVRTGRLGELSAPATREDVTATV; encoded by the coding sequence ATGACCAACATCCTCGACGTGTCCACGCCCGCGAAACGATTCCGGCTGATCGCGATCTGGGAGGCGGTGACCTGGCTCGCCCTCCTGATCGCCATGTTCTTCAAGTGGGTGCTCGGCTACGAAGAGGCCATCGCGATCCCGGGCATGGTGCACGGCGTGGCCGGTTTCATCCCGTTCGTGCTCATCGCGCTCCTCACTGCGCTGTCGCTGAAGTGGGATCTCAAGACGACCTTCCTCGCCCTCGTGTCGAGCGTGCCCCCGTTCGGCACGATCGTCTTCGAGCGCTGGGCCGTGCGCACCGGCCGCCTCGGAGAGCTGTCCGCTCCGGCGACCCGCGAGGACGTCACCGCGACCGTCTGA
- a CDS encoding adenylate/guanylate cyclase domain-containing protein → MPARSHRTAPLGSAILGEPAEPIRRQRIRIQTLLTFSLIGTHLVGALIVAALINVVIPGPSVLTSDFLVITAILAPVYVVSAVVVGSVLGTRATLRRLRWALENRPPTPQEQRIALRMPWRTTLQQGALWFIGLILFTVGFGVIDPQTIPKVALTITLAGVTVCGFAYMFTDFALRPIAARALEVGTPRRPRLAGTTGRVMLAWALGSAVPVVGLLFIAVFSFIRPVTSTRLAITILAIGGLGLLTGSLLMFLTIRSTIAPIESVRAGMQRIASGDFDTAVVVYDGTELGQLQTGFNRMAEGLREREKLRDVFGRHVGREVAAAALANPGVLGGEERDVAVLFVDIVGSTALAASRPPTEVVALLNRFFAVVVEEVHAAEGFVNKFEGDAALAIFGAPVALDNAAGSALGAARRMARRLAEEVPECRAGIGVTAGRAVAGNIGAQERFEYTVIGDPVNEAARLSDLAKTVPGYVAASARTVQLAPEDERARWELGEEITLRGRSEPTRLAIPRAD, encoded by the coding sequence ATGCCCGCACGCAGTCACCGCACGGCCCCGCTCGGATCGGCCATCCTGGGAGAGCCTGCCGAACCGATCCGACGGCAACGCATCAGGATCCAGACCCTGTTGACGTTCTCCCTGATCGGTACGCATCTCGTCGGTGCCCTGATCGTGGCCGCTCTCATCAACGTCGTGATCCCGGGCCCGTCCGTGCTGACCTCCGACTTCCTCGTCATCACCGCGATCCTCGCTCCTGTCTACGTGGTCTCGGCCGTCGTGGTCGGCTCGGTGCTCGGTACCCGGGCGACGCTCCGCAGGCTGCGGTGGGCGCTGGAGAACCGGCCGCCCACCCCGCAGGAACAGCGGATCGCGTTGCGGATGCCCTGGCGTACCACCCTCCAGCAGGGAGCACTGTGGTTCATCGGGTTGATCCTGTTCACCGTCGGTTTCGGGGTCATCGACCCGCAGACGATCCCGAAGGTCGCGCTGACCATCACCCTGGCCGGTGTCACGGTGTGCGGATTCGCGTACATGTTCACCGATTTCGCGCTGCGCCCCATCGCGGCGCGCGCGCTCGAGGTCGGAACGCCTCGTCGCCCGCGCCTGGCCGGCACCACCGGACGCGTGATGCTCGCGTGGGCCCTGGGCAGCGCGGTGCCCGTCGTCGGTCTGCTGTTCATCGCGGTGTTCAGCTTCATCCGTCCCGTCACATCGACGCGCCTGGCGATCACGATCCTCGCCATCGGTGGACTCGGTCTGCTCACCGGCTCGCTGCTGATGTTCCTCACGATCCGGTCGACGATCGCGCCGATCGAGTCGGTGCGCGCCGGGATGCAGCGCATCGCGTCGGGCGATTTCGATACCGCGGTCGTCGTCTACGACGGAACCGAATTGGGGCAGCTGCAGACGGGGTTCAACCGGATGGCCGAAGGCCTGCGCGAACGCGAGAAACTGCGCGACGTGTTCGGCCGCCATGTCGGACGGGAGGTCGCGGCTGCGGCGCTGGCCAATCCCGGTGTCCTCGGCGGTGAAGAACGGGATGTCGCGGTGTTGTTCGTCGACATCGTCGGGTCCACCGCGTTGGCCGCGAGTCGCCCACCGACAGAGGTGGTGGCGCTGCTCAACCGCTTCTTCGCGGTCGTCGTCGAAGAGGTGCACGCGGCCGAAGGATTCGTCAACAAGTTCGAGGGTGATGCGGCGCTCGCGATCTTCGGGGCGCCGGTCGCCCTCGACAACGCCGCCGGTTCCGCGCTCGGCGCCGCGAGGAGGATGGCGCGACGTCTCGCCGAGGAAGTACCGGAGTGTCGCGCGGGTATCGGGGTCACGGCAGGTCGCGCGGTCGCTGGGAACATCGGCGCGCAGGAACGCTTCGAGTACACCGTGATCGGCGATCCGGTCAACGAAGCAGCGAGGCTGTCCGATCTCGCGAAGACCGTTCCGGGTTACGTCGCGGCGTCGGCCCGCACCGTGCAGCTCGCCCCCGAGGACGAACGCGCACGGTGGGAACTGGGTGAGGAGATCACCCTGCGCGGTCGTTCCGAGCCGACGCGCCTGGCGATTCCGCGCGCGGACTGA